A section of the Malus sylvestris chromosome 17, drMalSylv7.2, whole genome shotgun sequence genome encodes:
- the LOC126609842 gene encoding uncharacterized protein LOC126609842 yields the protein MLLSPSSSTQRSPTKMLDRVLSSRRYAPYADESAVENDVVADESKIKKHLPFSFFTTRITNYLTRTGPVWPCLLILALVLLLIFSLIFNSRRVVCVSPYDPVSRTGFFGFDGLESDFGSLGVPWCRSKHGKTVEWTTKDLIKGLEVFIPVYETRPIKNNMYGMGFDHSFGLWFIAQWLKPDLMIESGAFKGHSTWVLRQAMPDTPIITLTPKHPGKFLKKGPAYVDGNCTYFTGKDFLDFGNVDWGKVMKKHGITDLSRVLIFFDDHQNELKRVTQALEAGFQHIIFEDNYDTGTGDHYSLRQICDQSYIRGGGHSCFKDSDEARIRSKRKKFWEKAVNIEELCGPGEAWWGVRGYMHDNFTKSSKKISYSEHFQNSRFVESILDVYWEVPPVAGPSLTHQTRYDPARAVTPIVEDGRYGLFNRLGLTRLDPSVFNGYTQMVYVQISNQ from the exons ATGCTACTCTCTCCGTCGAGCTCCACCCAAAGATCCCCCACCAAAATGCTCGATCGCGTCCTGTCCTCGCGCCGATACGCGCCGTACGCAGACGAATCCGCCGTGGAAAACGACGTCGTCGCCGACGAGTCCAAGATCAAGAAGCACctccccttctccttcttcaccACCCGAATCACCAACTACTTGACCCGAACCGGACCCGTCTGGCCCTGCCTCCTCATCCTCGCCCTTGTCCTCCTTCTCATCTTCTCCCTCATCTTCAACTCCCGGAGAGTCGTCTGCGTCTCGCCTTACGACCCGGTTTCTCGCACCGGCTTCTTCGGGTTCGATGGCCTCGAATCGGATTTCGGATCACTCGGCGTGCCTTGGT GCAGATCGAAACACGGAAAAACAGTTGAGTGGACAACAAAGGATTTAATCAAGGGCTTGGAAGTATTTATACCTGTATACGAAACCCGACCGATAAAAAACAACATGTACGGGATGGGTTTTGACCACAGCTTTGGGCTCTGGTTCATTGCCCAGTGGCTGAAGCCGGATCTAATGATTGAGAGTGGCGCTTTCAAGGGTcattccacttgggttttgCGACAAGCGATGCCAGACACTCCAATTATTACCCTCACACCCAAGCATCCTGGGAAGTTTCTAAAGAAGGGCCCTGCATATGTTGATGGAAACTGCACTTACTTCACCGGAAaggattttttggattttggaaATGTTGATTGGGGAAAAGTGATGAAGAAACATGGGATTACTGATCTCAGCCGTGTTCTTATTTTTTTTGATGATCATCAGAATGAACTGAAAAG AGTAACGCAGGCTCTGGAAGCTGGTTTTCAGCACATAATTTTCGAGGATAATTATGATACTGGAACTGGAGATCATTATTCCTTACGGCAGATATGTGATCAATCCTATATCAGAG GAGGTGGTCACAGCTGCTTTAAAGACAGCGATGAAGCTAGGATTAGGTCAAAAAGGAAGAAGTTCTGGGAGAAAGCGGTGAATATTGAAGAACTTTGTGGGCCTGGTGAAGCATGGTGGGGTGTTAGAGGATACATGCATGATAACTTTACTAAAAGTAGTAAGAAGATTTCCTATTCAGAACATTTTCAGAATAGTCGGTTTGTGGAATCGATTCTTGATGTTTACTGGGAGGTGCCACCAGTGGCAGGTCCATCCCTCACTCATCAAACTAGATATGATCCTGCTCGTGCCGTAACTCCTATTGTTGAAGATGGCCGGTATGGCTTATTCAATCGGCTTGGCTTAACCAGACTCGACCCTTCTGTATTTAATGGATATACCCAGATGGTTTACGTTCAGATATCAAACCAGTAA